AATAGCGAGCCCCACCCAATGTTTATCGGCCCAGATCATTGGAGTGTATACCTTGGTCACATCCTCCATCCACTTTTCCCCCGCCTTTAGCACCAAGTCAGCCAGACGCTTGCCCCATTGGAATAGGTCTTTCCTTCTCAATGATTTGAACCTCTTCCATAACTCCTGAATTCCAAAAACTAGATGGGGTGTTGTGAACGCAAGACCCTCTCGATGAAGCATTTCTTTGTGCCTTCCAACGAGCATGTACATAAAAATTTCCATATGCTGCATTAGGATGAAACGTCTTATGTTACTACGTGATAAGACAAGTATTGATCATAAAATCTACAAACcacaaaaaaagaacttacaaaTGTGGTGACCCATTTTTGAGGCTCCGCTATTTCAAGAATGAATTTGttggaaaagtcaaatttagaGGGCGTGATGTGAAACCTGTTCAAGTGTTAGAACTTGAATGTCAAGATGGCGGTAAATGCTTAAATGTGTCGTTTGGACATGAATAAAGGTAGAAACACCCTTACACTTGAATATTAGACTTAAGAGTCGACTTGAAGAGCTCCCACTGAGTCTGTGGGAGTGGAACCAAGAGTGCAAGGGCTGGTATAGAAGGGCATTTCCTGAGTTCTGCTGCGAGGTGGCATTCCTCATCTGATGGCTGATGCCTTGGAGTGGGCCTCGCCGGGGAGGAGTCACTTACATCAACACATTCCTCCTTTACAAAAGAGGTTAAGGCAGTAAGGATTGGAAAGAAAGAATGATAGATTAACAGTACATCTACAATCAATTTCTACCTGGCTTTGATCAAAATTTAAGATGGGGGTGGAGGTACGTTTAGATGTAGCGGTTGCAGCGAAGGCATTGACAGAGTCGGCATGTTCAGTAAAGTTGCTGCTCTTAGTTGGAGAGGTCTCTGGTGTGATGGGGTTTAGTTGCTGCTGAGGATCTTTGCACGTTGAAGTGTCGTATCGAGGATTATTCAGTGAAGAGGGCTCTTGACCGAAGGGCTCGAAGATTTCAAGACCTTGGTTAAGGAGGTGGTgcaagggggggggggggctgtTAGGATGATCAGCAGCATCGTAGATGTAAGAACGATAAATGACAGGGAGGGACTCGGGAGTGTACAACGAAGGAGGTGTGCCAGAAGGGGAAGCTGGGAGTGGTGAAGTTCGTACATGTGCAATGAGTTTGGAACCTGGTGGAACAGAGGGAGTGTGTTGCGGTGAGTTGTGGACGGGAGATGTGTGTTGTGGAGAGTTGGGGACGGGGGAGCTGTGGACGGGGGGTGTGTGTTCAGGGGATCTGTGGACGGGAGAGGTGTTCTCAGGGGAGTTGTGGACGGGGGAGCTGTGGACGGGGGGTGTGTGTTCAGGGGATTTGTGAATGGGAGAGGTGTTCTTAGGGGAGTTGTGGATGGGGGGTGTGTGTTCAAGGGATTTGTGAACGGGAGAGGTGTTCTCAGGGGAGTTGTGGACGGGGGATGTGTGTTGGGGTAGTGCAGGGATGTGTAACGGATCTGAGTTGCTTGTATTTTGGCCGTAGTGCTGAGCTGCATATTGACTGACGACAGGGGAGTTGCATTGAGTCTGGTCTTCCTCCATAGGTGTCGGTCCCTGTAATTGGTGGCAGAGGCgagtaaagaaaaaatatttttttgtgaatttgaagGAAATTAATAAATTGTACTGTTTTGTTAGGTGGAACATCTGTAGTTTGGACCATTGGGTCAGTCTGACATCCTCTGTGTGATAGATGAGCTTTCTTAGAACAACAAATGACAGAGTGGAAAGCAGATTGCTTGCTGTGGGTACGAGACTTTCTGCGTTTGATCAGTTGGCGCATCACCTTGTTCTCTTTTCGGAGTTTGGAAACTTGGGTAGAAACTTTAGTCAACATTTGAAGAACCTGATCGTTTGAGTTGCTGGTTGAACCAGTTCTGGGGAAGTAGTTGCTGATCCTCCTCTGCTTACGGGACGATGATGGTTTCTTTAGGGTTTTCCTGGGCTTGAGAGCATTCCTATTCGGTGCTGGTTGCTCCTCATGAGGCACATAAATTAGAATGGGCCCAGACCTGTCTCCTCCAGGCCAAAGATGCTTCCTGAAGGGGTAGTGGTTCGCTATGAGGTTCTCCATGTAAGTTACCCGCTCATCAGCAACAACGTCAGTCCAAACTCCCCATCCCGATTGTGTTTGGCTTTGTATTTGTATCAGTGATGTTACTGCAAGCTGTAAATGGCAAAAAAATGAGCAGCATAAATCATAATCTCAAAAATTATCAAACATAGCTTATATGCACATATCTCAACCATCATCAGCCTAGCTCTAATAGACAagcaaattaaacttaaaaaacaaAGACAGTGAGGTTCTTACATTATGCTCAGCTTCCACGCGGAGTATGTCGACGTAGTTAATGTTTGAGTGAAGAGGAATATGAGGTTCTTCAAGTTGACTGATTGATAAATTTTCTACAGGCGCAGGGATTATGGTCTGAAGTTGTGGGATAGCTTGAAATGCaagaagttgtaatgctagGGGGAATCCCTTGAGTCTGAAAGAATCCTGCCTCAACAGACAGACAAGCTCTCCGATTGGGTCTTTGCATTCCTGGGGAGGTTTCATGCAAGTAATGGTCTTCAGAAAAGACTCCCTGCCCCAAGGGTGTTGGCAGAAAGCGTCGATGTTCTGGACCATTTTGACATACTTCAAAGTAGGGCGTGTCTTCTGTTGATGAGCAATTAGAACACCGTCAACAATTAATATTAGAGCCAGTTGCAGCTTCTTCCACCCTGGCATTCGTGCATCGGTCTCGAGCTTGTGGCGCAGATCAGCAATGGTAACAATTTTTTCCTTCCCGAACAGCTTGACCCAGTCAGGATCTCTGATGTTGTTGCTCTAGACTTCTAGTTCGGTGTCATAGCCTGTAGGGAACTCTCCACATGGTAACCCTGTGATTGTGCCAAACTCTTGAAGCCCAAACCGGATGGGATCGCTACGGAAGACTATCCAGAGTGTGTTATTATCCTCGCAAATTAGTTGTTTGGTGAGAAAGACGTGAATTAGTTTACACGAGACATGACATTGACGTGCTGGGAGCTCAAACAACTTCCCGAAACAAGAGTTTTTGATGTACTGAAGCTCCTTCGTGTTCCTTAAGACATGTTGTATGAAAGGTAGAATGTCTGGCTTGGAGTAGATGTTGAGCCGACCGGTAGGGAACCGGTCTGTCGCGAACAGCCTTGGTGGGAGGCGTTTGTCCGGTTTGTTGTTTCCTACAACGAGATGAGAAAAAGATTATGACCGTGagaataaaacaaacaaaacacatGAATAGAGAGGGGAGAAAGCAGAAGACAAATGGATAGAGAAGGGGGAAATCtcgtaaattaaaaataaaatctttggTAAGACAGAAAAAATCgcgaaaataaaaaatcaaatctcAGAGTTTGGTTTGAGAGACCAGTTTCAGAAAGTGTTTACCTCGGAGTAAACCTTGCATGTTGGAATCTGTCTACGCCGGCGTAAAAAGTGTTATCGGCTGGGATAGTAGAAGTGAAACAGGCGAGTCTGAAACTAGGGTTCTTAGTCTCCGCCGCAAACGTTgggagagagtgagagagttAGAAAAGAAGGGAAATGAGGGAGATAGATCGCTAGGGTTTCGTATAAGTTGGTCTTGGTATGATTTGGTTTAGGGGAATACtcagttcggtttggtttcatTTACTATGAGGGTATTGATGTCTTTAACTTATATGAAAGGTTGCCTCAGGTGAGATGTGCCTCATCGTGAAATACCTAAGTAAAAAAGTGCCATGGCGAGTAAAAAAATCGAAATAAATAGACTTGCATTAGCCAATGGAAGTCCAGTCAGACCAATGAGAAGTCGACAGCAAAACCTAGTAAACTACTCTTGTTTTATCCTTGTCCAAAACCAGCTTTAGGTTTCCCTGAAACCGCTTATTCCAAAATATCTTCTCCTTAAATAAAGAAAGACTCTTTCACATTGTTATTATCATCAGAAgggaaagaagaaaaactttcCTAATTAGATCGAGCTCTTCGTTATCTCtctattatagtttatatttcttACTGGGGCTTGTTTGGTTGCTTCTCTTTTTGGActtcttttatataatttatatattctacGAGAAATGGGAAGGGGTAGGGTTGAAATGAAGAGGATAGAGAACAAGATCAACCGACAAGTGACGTTTTCGAAAAGAAGAGCTGGTCTTTTGAAGAAAGCCCATGAGATCTCGATCCTTTGTGATGCTGAGGTTTCCCTTATTGTCTTCTCCCATAAGGGGAAACTGTTCGAGTACTCGTCTGAATCTTGGTAACTGCATAATTccctttttaattgttttagtgTGCCTTTGTTTGCCCtaataaatagtttttgttCTCCTTTAGGCCTTTTCTTGGTATCTTCTtatgtttttatgaaaattcTCACAAATTTTATAGTTAATTACTTGGATCTACGAATTGATTTCACCAAAGTGAAATTAAACCATTATAGCATATTTGCTTATatcagaagaaaataaaaaaattagggcATAATAAGGTGTTATGTGAAGTGAAAGATTTACTTCAGGTAACACCTTATTAAGATATGCTTAACCCTAGATCAAGATCTACTTCTACTGGTCGCGACATGGATTTACAAGAATCGTCACTGTATATCTTCTTTAATTTAAACATGTATAGACCTTTTTGTTTCAAATAGAGAGTTAAGTAATTTAATCATAGAAAGAACCAACGTTATGTTGATCTAGGCTAGAGTGATTTTTGCCTTACAATTTTGAAAAGCTGTCCTTATGCTTAAATATCTTTCAGCAGCATAGTAGTATGAAAGAAAATCTTTCAATATCGTTGTATAAAAGTTGTATaattctcgtttttttttttgcaaatggTTTATATAGAGAAACTAGAACTAGGATGTGACATCTAGGTATAGGGGGTCTTTGACCTCTGGGGATCAATGTAAAAGAGATCATTCTATTTTCTATCAGCTTCTCAGTCTACCGATGGTCAAAACTTAACTTCAACAACTGTTTTTCCTTTAAGAAGAGGACAAACTATTATATGTGTATTATGTTATGTCGTTTCATACATAAATATCtaataacaaatttatttttaaaaacatataacaaaactTTATTGAAGAATTTGGAACTCAAAGCTGGGACATATAGGACGCTGCACGTCTAGAGGTGTGGGGTTAGTGATTCAACTGGTTTTTAATGTAGAGAAACTGTAGatgtaagaatatttttagGGTTAAGGCACTAAACCAGGGATTATCTCTTTTCCATAATAAAAGTTAATGTTTTAAATGCATCGCTAATTAATTAGGCAAACTAAATGATAGTAGTGTGTGTGTATTggatattttgggttaatagtTACATCTTAGACAAATGTGTGGTCTTCTGATAAGCTGAGAAAATATTTGGGTGCAGACTATTAGTGGTAATTAATTATATCTAGAAATGCACATATACTAATTTAATACGGCAACTTTTTGGGTGAATGAATCTACACTAATCCTAAGCCTAATGATAGCATGGAGAAGGTACTAGAACACTACGAGAGGTACTCTTACGCCGAGAAACAGCTAAAAGTTCCAGACTCTCACGTCAATGTATGTTTAATGATCTCCAAGACTCtatcaaacatatatttatGTACTATATcttgaatgtgttttcttaattaaCATAATTGATGCACTGTTTACATAATGAAAATGTGTAGGCACAAACGAACTGGTCAGTGGAATATAGCAGGCTTAAGGCTAAGATTGAGCTTTTGGAGAGAAACCAAAGGTACTTATAGAATTTAGAAATTAGCATGTGTAAATAATAGTTTATTGTAttagtttttttggtaaaattattgtattagtTAAACACTGGGAATTAACAAAAAAGATGGTGGTATGGATTAATCATAGGCATTATCTGGGCGAAGATTTAGAATCAATCAGCATAAAGGAGCTACAGAATCTGGAGCAGCAGCTTGACACTTCTCTTAAACATATTCGCTCGAGAAAAGTGTGTAAATAAGAACATACAAACGCAAACATCTCTATCTTATCTTTGAGTTTGTGAAGATATACATGCCTAATTTTATAGAGTTTGTCTCATATGAATGATTACAATTTGGACTCAATTGTATGCAGAATCAACTAATGCACGAGTCCCTCAACCACCTCCAAAGAAAGGTACGTTAAACCCATTTCATCTCTCAAGTCGTACGTGTGTATGTGTGACTTATGTTACCGTTTAAATCTTTCAGTTAAATACAAAACATATGGTTTTACACATGTTAGACTATTTGGGTGAAGGAAGCATTGTAAATGTAAAACAAAGGGGCTTTTTTggattgaataaaatttaacattcattcaaaaaaacatatggttcATATATATTCGgtttatatgattatatatatatatatatatatatatatatttatagaggTTAATATATTAGTGTTtaattatatgtgtatatacaTATAGATGTAGAAAGAACCTCTTGAGCGCGCGATCCCTGAGAATTGTTTCATTTTGTAAAATTGACAGGAGAAAGAAATACTGGAGGAAAACAGCATGCTTGCCAAACAGGTAATCATTGTATGTTgcattttttaattgtttcacAACTGTTTTACTATTTAAACTCCACTGTTCTACTCCACTTCAACCTCTACATTAAACTACCATTGCTCAACTTTCGGCACCAactcttttttaaaaaaggaagaaTTAGTTGTTTCATTTGATTGGTATAATCATGAGCATATGTGCACACATGTAGGTGGGCTTTGTCCGTTTAGTATTAAGGTTGTCTCCTAGAATTGAACTTGAACTGTCTTCTCGTAATCATAGTCTATATATAAACACGCTGCACATACAGTAGCCAGTAGGTTTATTTGAACAAGTACATCATCTTCCTTGAGTTTTCTTAAGAAAGAGCATTATGAAAATATGTACCTAGTCTCGTAGTTTTGTTTGAAAATAACATACTACAAGAAAAATTATGTAACAATACTAAGGAGTAATTCCTTGATAATTGCAACTAATTACTTAATCAAAATGGAAACTAATATAATTACTATGTATTTggtgctatatatatataatattacataCATGCTTGCTCTTACTATAATTCCGTGCCAACATTGATTGTGATTCGATACATAAATTTGGTTGATCATAACGTTTATCGGTATTTGAAATTGGTAGATAAGGGAGAGGGAGAGTATCCTAAGGACACATCAAAACCAATCAGAGCAGCAAAACCGCAGCCACCATGTAGCTCCTCAGCCGCAACCGCAGTTAAATCCTTACATGGCATCATCTCCTTTCCTAAATATGGGGTAACGGTAGTGTTTCATTTTTATCTtggtatacatatatacatatagatcCGACACTCTTGGTGTTAGTAATTCAGTGTATGCGATGATgttgtatgtatgtatgttcATATTTAGGGTTTGTGTTAAGTGTGGCGTTAGAGGTTGATGGCTTTGTAACTACAAGTCTAGAACTATACAATAATTAATAAGAtggaatgatatatatatatatatatatatatatatatatatatattttttttttttttttttaatttgccaTATGATTGTGATTTCAGTGGCATGTACCAAGGAGAATATCCAACGGCGGTGAGGAGGAACCGTCTCGATCTGACTCTTGAACCCATTTACAACTGCAACCTTGGTTACTTTGCCGCATGAATGGACTCGCCATATATcgacataaaataatttatataagatcgATTTTTACGTATAATAATAGGCAGCAATGGTTAGCCACCATATCTATATACACCGGAAATTCTATTTAtccttaattaatatatttaactttttgagTGAAACTATTCTGTGTAAAATTCGTTACATTGATTTATACTACATAAACCCTCCAGACCAAACTCGTCTCCATGCCAACTGATAGATTTCCTAGACATGCTACACACTCCATGACTCCGACTAATTTTTGGTTTGgcgttttctatgtttttattgattgttttgaattttactCTTTCacgatatttaaaatttttcaaaCTTATTTTTGTTGCTCCTAGTGAACAAATCCTCTGTGAAGAAGTGGTATATATTCTGTGGAGCCACTTCCCCAATGTTCTTTGGTGGATCCAGATGAACTGTGTGCATTACGTTTGTGTTCATTCTATCATAGGTAATTTGAACTTTTCGCATGTTGAACAAATATGTGATTTTGAACTGAATAAGACCAGATTTTTTTCTCCGATTTTTTTGGCCGGATAAGGCCTAATTTGGCGAAACACTACCGTTGAGAGATTCACCGCTGCGAAAAGAAAATAACTTTGTATCAACTATTTTTCGAATGTATTGGTAAGTTGAACAGACTGATATTTTGTATATTCAAATACATATTGTGAATTTGTGATGaatattgttaaaaaatattggaGGACTGATTTATTGCTCCGTGCGTGTGCAAGTAACCAGAAACAGAAGGCTGGTCAGCCAACAGATAGTCCCGCCCATAGAGAAAATTCTGTCAGACAAGAAGAAACAATCAATTCtacttttttctttctatattacagcttttatttctttttaagaaACGATATATATTgccatactttttttttttgagcaacatgTCATACTTTAAAGACGACAAATTcactggaaaaaaaaagaaataaaaatttctctattctaaatattttattttattttttgtagtaGCAATTTTCTgtactaaaaaaaaacttttttaataaaGTAGGACAATATACAGAACAAAAGTAGAAAAAGCGAAGATCGTCTAAATAATTCAAGAAGAACATCAAGAAACTGGGGGAACCGTTACATAATCATCGCTGACACATCATCAATAACGACATTATCTTGTGTCAAGTATTCCTTACATTTTTAATCGAGAATAATACATGAATCTTCgttttatatgtttattattttttgtatagtGCATGCTTCGTTGCAAAATGACAAATAGTTTAATTGAACTCTTAAGTTAAACGCAATCAAGTGCTAACATGGACTTAGAAAGATGATAAACATTCCGGATTCGAAACCTACTAAATCTAACTTTAGTTTGTGTGATATATTTAATTCCCATTTGATAAATAGATTTCTATGAAATTAGTCGGTTGGACCTCTGCCTAGTGAATACTCTCGGGTTATCAGAAAAACAAACGAATCTTAAATTAATAACGGTATAAGTAAAAAGGTTAATAGCGGCCGGTACACTTCTTTGCCAAGATGAAGAGTGCACTTTTATGATTACTCATAAAAATTTATTCTGACTTATATGCCGAATATGAAACAGAAAACGATGTACAATATTTTCAGAATATGTGTATACAATGGCAAAGTTAAGTGATACTTAAGAAAATAACAATGGAAGTAAACCAAGTGTTAGTTAATTTTTAGACGAATTTAGAACATTTGTGTTTTACGTAACTGTTATGAGGTAAGCTAACTCTTTTCTGACCTATTTAATTGTAAGTGTCTAGtgtatttaatatagattatattttaggaTTTTAATTTAACGATATAATTTTGTTAAATCATCTATTAGATAAATTCAATAtcgttaaaaaatatatacatgaaaaaCAATCATGATCCAGAAAAAAATATCTTGAACTGtaagaattaaattaaaatattttgattcagTCTTTTGCCAATTACTTAATTTTTCTTTACCCAATTGATATTTACTTAATTATCTCTAAAGTTTTGTCATTTAACTAATGTACTCATATTCTTTTTGTTACTATATCCTTTCACATAGCCGTTGCTGCTGCAttttttaaagagtatttgaAACTGCATTTTTCCTGAATGAatcatattaatttattaattataggGAATTTACGGTGGATATACACgaaaacttattttattaggTGTATACCCATAGGCACTTTACAATTTTCATAATTCCAAGATTAACCTTATTGTATTTTGCAAACATAATCCAACAAAACTTGTTACCTCTTTAGCCAtttctttctccttctctctttctcggtctgtttcttttttttctcttttttttttcttttttttttttgttaaaagttaTGTTTTTCTCTAATCCAAAAGAGACGCTAAAGTCGGTAAATGTAGTTTCTCATGGGACGAAGACTCTCTCCAACTCACAGATGATTTCCCTCCAGAATCAGAGTTCCTCTACGTCGGCTCACTCAACGCAGATGACAATGAACCAAACGAAcaagaagaagtttctcaaaAATTTCTAGTGGATTTCAACTGCGCCACGACCAGAGACGACGCAAAGCTTGGTGAGGAAGAGAAAGTTACGAGCTGCTTGTGGCTTTCTCGTATAGATGAATGTATTCTTAGTGGTTTCTAGATCCCATCATTGTAGATGATGGCTAATCCACGACAATTGTAGAATATGACTGGATATTATTTATCCGGATAACTCATCACATTTCCGGTTATATTTGGAGCTCACAAACATTGAAATCtcagtaacaaaacaatatTTAGA
The window above is part of the Brassica napus cultivar Da-Ae chromosome C3, Da-Ae, whole genome shotgun sequence genome. Proteins encoded here:
- the LOC106386001 gene encoding transcription factor CAULIFLOWER, producing MGRGRVEMKRIENKINRQVTFSKRRAGLLKKAHEISILCDAEVSLIVFSHKGKLFEYSSESCMEKVLEHYERYSYAEKQLKVPDSHVNAQTNWSVEYSRLKAKIELLERNQRHYLGEDLESISIKELQNLEQQLDTSLKHIRSRKNQLMHESLNHLQRKEKEILEENSMLAKQIRERESILRTHQNQSEQQNRSHHVAPQPQPQLNPYMASSPFLNMGGMYQGEYPTAVRRNRLDLTLEPIYNCNLGYFAA